From the Terriglobia bacterium genome, the window GCGAAAGCCGGCGCGGGCGCAGTTTCGGAAGCGGGTTTGAGTTCCTGGTTTTTCTTCTGGTTCCCCTGCTCTGGCTGCTCGGATCCACCGGCAAATGGGGCGGCGGCATCCTGGGAGGAGGCGCGGGCCTGTACCTCATTTACGCGCTCTTCGGCGCAACCCTGATCCCGATGCTGATCGGGGGCGTGGTCGGCTCGCTTGCCGGCGTTTTCCTCGGAGCAGCCGTCAAGGCCGGGGCTCAGACGCCATCCAACAGACGTTGGGGAGGATTCGGCGGCCCCTTTTTCCCTGGTGGAGGAAGATTTGGCGGCGGCGGTTTCGGCGGGGGCGGCGGCTTCGGTGGAGGCGGTTTCTCCGGGGGCGGAGGGAGTTTCGGTGGAGGCGGTGCTTCCGGGAGCTGGTAGTGTCAACAAAGCCATGAGGGATGAGTGGCGAGTCACGGGTTCAGAGCGAGTCCAGAAGCTATGCTATTGACGGGCGAAGACAAACAGGCTATTGCCGGCGCAATCCAGAGGGCGGAGTTGACCACTTCCGGGGAAATCGTCTTTGCCGTTGCGGATGCATCCGGGCACTATCACCACGCCACCCTGCAGGGGGCCCTTGTCGGAACCATCATTGCCACCGTCGTCTACCTCGCTCTCCCTGCTTTCCATACCATTGGCTTGGTTCTCTGGACTGAGATCATCGCCTTCGCATTCTTTTACGCCGTGATTCCGCACCTGCCCATGAGGCGCTGGTTTGTCCCGCGGCGGGAAATGGACGACTGTGTTCATGAAGCGGCTTTCCGGGAGTTCTACACGGGCGGCCTATACAAGACTCGCGAAGCGAACGGGATCCTGATCTATCTATCCTGCCTCGAGCGCCGCGTCGTGGTGCTGGGCGACAAAGGGATTCACGAGAAGATGGGCGATCAGCACTGGAATGACGTCCGTGATAAGATCATTCACGGCATCGAGCAGGGAAGGGCCAGAGAAGGCATCTGCGCCGCCGTGGAGAGCTGCGGCAAAGCTCTTGCCGAGCACTTCCCGCGCCGCCCCGACGACACCAACGAACTCCCAGATGAAGTCATCGATCGCACCCGGAATACCGGCATCAGCTGACTGGCGCCGCCAATCAGCGCTTGAGGGCAGGGCGTCCGCCGCTTAAGCGCTAAGATAGGAATGATCTTGCCAATAAACGTGGACATGGACCTAAACCTGGACGTAGACGTGGACCTTTTGAGCGGAGACAAACTCTTGCACGCCCAGCCTTTATCAGGCTACGGGTCGCTTCTTATCGCTTGCGGTGCAGCAGAGCGTCAAGGTCCACGTCCAAGTCCAAGTCCAAGTCCAGGTCGGGAAAGTGGGTTAAGTTAGCGCTTAAGGGCGTCCGCCGCTACCCTTGAATCCTTCAGGGATCGATCGCACTTGTGATTTCGCGAAAGCTCAGCTGCAAGGGCGGAATCAAACCGACCGCCATCCGGACAGCCTCGCGACTGAACAAGATGTGACTGCTCTCCCTGACAGTGAGCTTCGCGGTCCCCCAACTCATGATTCCACCCGCGTTCGACAACCCTGCAACATAGATTGCGCCCGTGACACTGCTCCAGCCCCCGCTGTCGAGTTCACCGGCCCCGACGATGAGAATGAGGCCGTTGAATTTGAAGCGGCCCGTAATGGTGACCTTGCCCGTGACCACCAGAAGGCCTCCTCCTTCGAGATCGCCATCGACGAGGAGGTCCCCATCGACGTAGGTCACCTTCGGATCCTGCGTCGGCGAGGTCGGCGGCAAGGTCGGATCATAGCTGCCCAGTGACCTCGGTGCGGCGCCGATCCAGCTCTGAGATCCGGAAAATGTGTTGTCGGCGAACTGCAGCACCGACTGCCTGACAAAGCCCCACATCCAGGCCCCGTCCAGCAGCAACCGCTTGTCGGGACGCATCCCGATCGCAGGAGTAATGTCCTGTACAGAAGGCACCAGCCCTGCTCCCTGGATGTTCATTGTCTGCGCCGGCGCAAGCCCGGCCATGATCTGTTGGGCGGGCGCGATACCGTCGCCGGCCGCGTCGTCGATGGTGGCAATGCCGGGATTGGCGGCTCCGCCCTGGATGAAAAACCTGTCACCGAGAAACATCCCGGCAGCAACGGGATCTACGGCGCTGCTCTGCACGGTTACGGGCGCGTTAAAATCGAAGGTGGCAAGCCGCTTGAATCTCGCCTCAAAAACCACAACCGAATTCCGGCGAGTCCCAGCCAGCGTGGCTTCCATAAGCGTCTGCGCGATCCCCAGCGACCTCAGGATGATCTGATCGTCCCCGTCTTGGAACGGGTTATCTGCCGGATCCCCGGCGAGCTCGCTGGCCTCGCCGTTGTTATCGGACACTTTTACGAAATAGCGGCTGGTCGCCACAGTCCCGGGGCCATGAGGATTCGGCACAATCTGTGCAATTCCCATAATTGGAATCAGGACCACGCCGCTGCCGGCCGGGTGCCAACCCGTACTCACGATCCCGTCGTCGGGAACGCCCGACAAGGCGCCGGCAGGATTCAGGATGTCCAACATCCGGGCTGCGGACCAGCCGACGGGCATTCGGAATGCATGCGTCCCCGCAAACGCAAGGTAGGCCGGGTCGGCACTATTCGTTCCGTCCGGGCCCTGCAGCAGATCGTCGAAGCGGAGGCCTTTCAACAGCGCGCGCCCATGATTCAGGCCTGCCAGCGCGGCCGTACGCGCCCGGACGTAGCTCTCGTAGTTGTCGCTGATGCGCACTTCCGATGTTGCTGTCAGGGTGAGATAGAGGCCGATAACGGAAAAGAGGGAGAGTGCGATCAGTGCGATCAACAAGGCAAAACCGCCCTGACACGAGCCATCAGTGTGGGCAACATCTCTTCGCATGTCTATCATTCCCGCCCTTCGCGACCGTCGCGGGGAGTCACCCTTATTGTTTCGCTGGAGCGGCAATTATTTCATCGAGGGCTCCGATTCTCCGACGGGCATGAAACTCAACCTGCAAAGACCTTCGGGACGGGAACGAATTCCGGATAATTCCCAGAAAGTCATCTTGGTCTTCGCGGTTCGTGTTGCCGGTTACAGCCGGAAATCGATTGGTGTCATTGTATCTTTATGGTAAAGGATACGGCGTGACAGGCGTCGACGAGAAGATCCAGGAATTTGCAGCCGAGCTCCGCCCTGATTTTTCCGGAGAGATCCGCACAGACCGGTTCAGCCGTCTTCTTTACAGCACGGATGCCAGCATCTATCAGATCGAGCCGCTTGCTGTTCTCGTGCCGCGCGGGCACGACGATGTCGCGGCCGCCGTGTCGCTGGCGGCGCGCCACCGTTTGCCCCTCCTGCCGAGGGGTAGCGGCACGAGCCTGGCAGGCCAGACCGTCGGATCTGCCGTGGTGATCGACTTCTCCAAGTACATGAACCGCATCCTGGATGCGAACTTTGAGGAACGTTCCGTGCGCGTGGAGCCCGGCGTGATCCTCGATCAGCTCAACGCCTTCCTGCAGAAGTCCGGATGGCGCTATCCCCCGGATGTGGCCACCAGCAACCGCGCCACGATCGGCGGCATGATCGGCAACAATT encodes:
- a CDS encoding TPM domain-containing protein translates to MTGEDKQAIAGAIQRAELTTSGEIVFAVADASGHYHHATLQGALVGTIIATVVYLALPAFHTIGLVLWTEIIAFAFFYAVIPHLPMRRWFVPRREMDDCVHEAAFREFYTGGLYKTREANGILIYLSCLERRVVVLGDKGIHEKMGDQHWNDVRDKIIHGIEQGRAREGICAAVESCGKALAEHFPRRPDDTNELPDEVIDRTRNTGIS